CCGTCGTCGCGGCGGTGTCCGGGAGCGGTGACAGCGTGAGCGCGGACCGCTCGCTGGCCGAGCAACTGGACGACCTCATCGACCGCTACGAACCGGACTCGGCGGTCGTCGTCATCGACAGCGCCGAGGACGAGCGCGTCGTCCCCATCGTGGAGAGTCGCCTCCAGGTGGACGCCGTCGACCGCGTGGTCGTGCGGCAGGCCCGCGACCTCGAATCGACGTACTACCTCCTGAAGCAGTTCCTCGCCGACGAGGAACTCCGGCAGACCGTGCTCGTGCCGGTCGGCATCGTCCTGCTGGTGTTCCCGGCGTTGATGATGCTGACCGGGAGTCTCGCCGTCGCCGCCGCGAGCATCACCACTGTCATCGGGCTGTTCTTGCTGTACAAGGGCATCGGCGTGGACGACTACCTCGCGGCGCTCCCTGGCCAGGCGCGGAACGCGCTGTACTCCGGGCGGGTGTCCATCGTGACGTACGTCGTCGCGGTCGGCCTCGCGCTCGTCGGCATGTTCGCGGGCGCGCTCGGCGTCTCGGACCTCGACATCGAGACCGTGACGCTGCTGTCTGCGATGGCGTTCACGTACTACAGCGTGCCGTGGGTGACACTCGGCGCGCTCGCGGCGAGCGCCGGCCGGCTGTTCGACGAACTCATCCAGCGCGAGGAGGTCCGGACGTCGTTCTTGAATCTGCCGTTCGGCGTGCTCGCGGTCGGTCTCGTCGTGCGCGGGTTTTCGGCGTACTTCGTGGAGCGCGCCGGACTCGTCTCCGCCATCGAGGTGCCGGCGATGGAGTTCGGCGCCATCTCCGTCGACGGGTTCGCGCTCACGCCCGAACAGCGCCTCGCGGCGTTCGTCGTCCTCGGCGTGCTCGTGAGCGTCGTCGGCATCCGCGTGGCGACGTACTTCAGCGGCGTGGAGTTCGACGACGTGGAGCGCGCGCCCGAACAGCAGTAGGGCTTTCAACGCCAGTCGCCAAACCAACGCATGAACGACGGTCAGTGGGTGAGCCTGTTCTCCGGCGGGAAGGACTCCTCGTGGGCGCTCTACCGCGCCATCGAGGAGGGCTTGGACGTGGGTCGACTGCTCACCGTCCACCCCGAGGGCGACTCCTACATGTACCACGTGCCGGCGACCCGGCTGGCGGAACTCGCGGCCGAGAGCGTCGGGATTCCGCTCGTGGACGTGGAACCCGGCGACTTCGACGCCGAGTCCGCGACGGACGCGAGCGCACAGGGCGACACCGAACTCGAACCGATGGAGG
The nucleotide sequence above comes from Halobacterium litoreum. Encoded proteins:
- a CDS encoding DUF373 family protein, with product MRTLVVCVDRTGDIPGKTGIRTPVAGWEAVQSLVTEMGVADPEDSSVNCLLEALRVTRDLRDEDDDAVVAAVSGSGDSVSADRSLAEQLDDLIDRYEPDSAVVVIDSAEDERVVPIVESRLQVDAVDRVVVRQARDLESTYYLLKQFLADEELRQTVLVPVGIVLLVFPALMMLTGSLAVAAASITTVIGLFLLYKGIGVDDYLAALPGQARNALYSGRVSIVTYVVAVGLALVGMFAGALGVSDLDIETVTLLSAMAFTYYSVPWVTLGALAASAGRLFDELIQREEVRTSFLNLPFGVLAVGLVVRGFSAYFVERAGLVSAIEVPAMEFGAISVDGFALTPEQRLAAFVVLGVLVSVVGIRVATYFSGVEFDDVERAPEQQ